The segment TACTTTTCCCATAAACCAAGAAGCTGAAACAGATTTTGAAGTAATTCAAAAAGTGATTTCTGCGATTAGAACCTTGCGTAGTGAGAATCGTCTTGAACCAGCAGTTAAATTAAAAACCACAATCTATGCTGGATCTAATACTAATCTATTATTAGATTCGGAAAATCTCATATCATCACTTAAAACAGGTGTGGGTGAACTTGTAATTAGAGCCGAAGGAGAAGCTCCGCAGGATGCATTATTTGCTGCCCTGGAAGGTATAGAAATATATATTGAAGCACCAATTGATTCGGCTGCCGAAAAAATTCGTTTAGAAAAAGAAATTGAGTATGTGAAAAATGGAATTCTATCTATAGAAAAAAAATTATCTAACATTGAATTTAAAGACAAAGCGCCAGCAGAAATTATTGCTAGTGAAGAAAATAAGTTAGTTGAATATAAAATAATTTTAAAAAAATTGTCTGATCAACGATTAGTTTTGGATTAGTAAAAAATAACGCACATAAAATTTACCTGTTGATAACTTTTTATTTACTTTTTAACTTACATTACATTTTTTTGATAATTTCTGCAGAAGAAATTATTTTTTTTATTATTAATTATTTTTTTAAAACATAAGTAACAGTATTTTCTTTTTTTAAATTTTGATTTGATAATATAGATTGTGAATACAAAAAAAAATATGCTTATTTTTCTTTTAATAATAGCCAAAAAAACATTGTTTGCAGTTTTTGAGTAATTAATAATATATATAGTTAATTTTAAATAAGATGTAAAAATTTTTTCTCTACGTTTTTGAATTTAGTTAACAGAAGTTTATGCAAAAATATTTTTTTCTATAATACTTATTATTTTTTTATAAAAGTTATTGTTTAAGGTGTCAATTTGTGGTATAATTAATTTAGAAATGAAAAAAAAGAGGCGAGGTTACTCGCACCAACATTTCTATGAAAGGGGGTGACACTATGCCTATCAAGAAAAAGAAAGCTGCAAAGCGACCAGCTCGTAAGGCTGCTCCAAAGCGTAAAGCTGCTCCTAAAAAGAAAGCTGCTCCAAAGCGCAAGCCTGCAAAGCGTAAAGCTGCAAAGCGTAAATAGTTTTTAATTTGGAAACAAAAAACCCTCTATTGGAGGGTTTTTTGCGTTAGACCTAACTTGACTAAGAGGAATTTCTATGACAAAATGGTGTAAAAAAAGGGGGGGAAGAGGGAGAGTTAAAATGTTGGTTGATCGAGCGAGGGGGGGGGGGGGGGGGGGAGGAGGGCAAGCGTTATACAAAACTAATAAATATACTGAGGAAATTTGTTGTAAAACGCGGGGGGGGAATCCCCCCGAAAAAAAAAAAAAAAAGGGGGGAGCCCAAAAAAAATTTAGAGGTTTTTGAGAATATATAAGGTTGCCTAAAATATCTATTTATGTTCTTGGTTTTTGGCTATGTGACCTGGCATCAACTTCATAGCTGGTATTTTGTGCTTCAAAGAAATTAACCAATTCATAGACATCGGTTGCTGAAGCCATCCATTTTGCTGGATTATCAGCCTTGAAATATGGTTGGAAACCAAGCTCTTCTAAACGACGATCAGCCACATATTGTACATACTGATTAACATAATCAGCATTCAGACCAAGAATACCTTTAGGGAATAGGTCTTTATTATAAGCAGTTTCCAAATTAACACCTTCAATAATAATATTTTGAATTTCTTGACTAAATTCAGGGGTAATCAAATCAGCATTTTCTTCCAGAATTGTTAAGATAAGATTAATGCCAAATTTTAAATGTAGACTTTCATCACGCAAAACCCAATCAATCATTGAACCAAAATTTTTCAGTTGGTTACGTTGTCTAAAGCTTAAGGCCACCATAAAGCCACTATAAAACCAAATTCCTTCCATTACAATATTAAAAGCGACCAGGTTTCGGATAAAATCTTTTTTTCCAGCTGGACTTTCAATATCAAGATGTTCATCCGTCATTCGAGTCAAGTAATTTGTAATATAATTTTCTTTTGCGATCATTGACGGTACTTCAAGGTGAAGATTAAAGATCTTTTCTCGGTCAACCGGGAAAGTTTCTAAAACATATTCAAATGCTAAGCAATGGTTTGCTTCCTCCCACATTTGTTTGGCGATATATAGGTGTGTTTCTGGAGCACGAAGATAGGGATAAACGCCTAAAGCCAGAGATCGATTAACAATTAATTCCGCTGGGTTAAAGAAGCTCATCAAAAAACTAACGGCATGCCGTTCGTCTTCAGTCATTTTTTTCCAATCTTCTAGATCTTCGCCTAAAGCGATTTCGTGGGGGAACCAGGTATTGGCCACTGCTTGATTATATAAATCATAGGCCCAGCGGTAATTAATCGGGTGAAGAACCATGTCTTCGTTCATTGGTTTTCCTAGCAACATAGAAATAGAATTAGTTATAAAGTTCTTAAAGTTATAAAGTTAAAAAGTTAAAGAGGTTCATGAGGTATGAAGTTCATAACAATATACTTTATGAACCTTATAACTTTATAAACCATTTTACTATTATTGGCAACTATCGCACATCAATCGTTCCATTGGGTCAACCGGACAGGCTTTACCAATTTGGGATTGATTGATTGACGAAGTGGAATTAGACGTGGATTGCTGTGGTTCGTCGGTCGGAAAGGAAGTTGAATTACTGAGTATTTTTTTATCTGAAATACGTTCATCACTTGGTTCATTATTGGCAACGGTAATTGTTTCTGGAGTTGTGACAGAGAAATTATTAATTATTGGTATTTCAACTGGTGATTGAAGGGGGATTT is part of the Candidatus Falkowbacteria bacterium genome and harbors:
- a CDS encoding ribonucleotide-diphosphate reductase subunit beta, which encodes MLLGKPMNEDMVLHPINYRWAYDLYNQAVANTWFPHEIALGEDLEDWKKMTEDERHAVSFLMSFFNPAELIVNRSLALGVYPYLRAPETHLYIAKQMWEEANHCLAFEYVLETFPVDREKIFNLHLEVPSMIAKENYITNYLTRMTDEHLDIESPAGKKDFIRNLVAFNIVMEGIWFYSGFMVALSFRQRNQLKNFGSMIDWVLRDESLHLKFGINLILTILEENADLITPEFSQEIQNIIIEGVNLETAYNKDLFPKGILGLNADYVNQYVQYVADRRLEELGFQPYFKADNPAKWMASATDVYELVNFFEAQNTSYEVDARSHSQKPRT